The following DNA comes from Nitrogeniibacter aestuarii.
ATTGTGCCACCAAAGGAATACCAACCGAAGTCTGAACGGGGCCGCTACTGCCGGTGGGGCGGGGCGTGCGGCCCGTATAATGCCGAGTCACCTTGCCCGCTCTGGAGTGTCCGACCATGCGTTACACCGATCTTCGCGATTTCATTGCCAAGCTTGAAACGCGTGGCGAGCTCAAGCGCATCGCCGAGCCGGTGGATACCTACCTTGAAATGACCGAGATCGCCGATCGGGTCCTGCGTGCCGGTGGTCCGGCCCTGTTGTTCGAGAAGCCCAAGACCCACGGTACGCCCCAGCCGATGCCGGTGCTGGCCAACCTGTTCGGTACGCCTGAGCGGGTGGCGCTGGGCATGGGCGTTGATGGCGACTGGAAAACCCAATTGCGCGAGGTGGGGCGTCTGCTGGCTTTTCTGAAGGAGCCCGAGCCGCCCAAAGGCCTGCGCGATGCCTGGGAGAAGCTGCCGGCCTTTCGCCAGGTGCTCAACATGTCGCCCAGAACGGTGCGCTCTGCGCCTTGCCAGGCCAGGGTGCTCGAAGGCGCCGATGTTGACCTCTCCGCGCTGCCGATTCAGCACTGCTGGCCGGGCGACGCCGCGCCCCTGGTGACCTGGGGGCTGGTGGTCACGCGGGGCCCTAATCAGAAGCGACAAAACCTGGGCATCTACCGCCAGCAGGTGCTCGGCCCCAACAAACTGATCATGCGCTGGTTGGCGCATCGCGGCGGTGCGCTCGACTATCGCGACCACTGCCAGGCGACGCCGGGCGAGCCGTTTCCGGTGGCCGTGGTGCTGGGCTGCGATCCGGCCACCATCCTTGGCGCCGTCACTCCGGTGCCCGATTCGCTGTCGGAATACCAGTTCGCGGGTCTGCTGCGCGGTGGCAAAACGGAACTGGTCAAATGCCTTGGGAGCGATCTGCAGGTGCCGGCCACGGCCGAGATCATCCTCGAAGGTGTGATCCATCCGGGTGAAACGGCACTGGAAGGCCCGTATGGCGACCACACGGGCTACTACAACGAGCAGGCCGAGTTTCCGGTCTTTACGGTCGAGCGCATCACCATGCGATCCGAGCCCATCTACCACAGCACCTATACCGGTAAACCGCCCGACGAGCCGGCCATGCTTGGCCTGGCGCTCAACGAGGTGTTCGTGCCGTTGTTGCAAAAGCAG
Coding sequences within:
- the ubiD gene encoding 4-hydroxy-3-polyprenylbenzoate decarboxylase, which gives rise to MRYTDLRDFIAKLETRGELKRIAEPVDTYLEMTEIADRVLRAGGPALLFEKPKTHGTPQPMPVLANLFGTPERVALGMGVDGDWKTQLREVGRLLAFLKEPEPPKGLRDAWEKLPAFRQVLNMSPRTVRSAPCQARVLEGADVDLSALPIQHCWPGDAAPLVTWGLVVTRGPNQKRQNLGIYRQQVLGPNKLIMRWLAHRGGALDYRDHCQATPGEPFPVAVVLGCDPATILGAVTPVPDSLSEYQFAGLLRGGKTELVKCLGSDLQVPATAEIILEGVIHPGETALEGPYGDHTGYYNEQAEFPVFTVERITMRSEPIYHSTYTGKPPDEPAMLGLALNEVFVPLLQKQFTEIVDFYLPPEGCSYRLAVVSIRKQYPGHAKRVMFGIWSFLRQFMYTKFIIVVDDDVDIRDWKEVIWALTTRMDATRDTVLVDNTPIDYLDFASPEAGLGSKMGLDATNKWPGETKREWGRPIVMEEAVKARVDAMWDRLGL